One region of Azoarcus sp. CIB genomic DNA includes:
- a CDS encoding cytosine permease, with translation MEYGTARIPHDKREYGFVDTVFTWFGSGVNTGSWVFGGMAAALGMSFVWWYSAVYLPLMMIPWAMVAWIGWKHGASTVTSTIPALGVKGARFMGIGEFLGLIGWPSINTFIAAISLTHVFHAMFDWPAYGSPGSTWPLVAGILVTALLQGIIVCIGHSAIKYLEWLAVVLLLVLGIWETKVVLEHWDYDKIANFTLPAAQHSPAFYIDLAFGFCWGWAQICDFSRFSKSSTSATVGSWIGVNLGQGWFMLVGAIGVIGVVLETGVFDPNNADPSSTIASLGLGMVAFLVVFFATVSTNVTVLYGAGMGLVGAARTSNPRKFLYFIAILQLVMCFLPLVFDSFIHYFEFFLGIVGGVFIPLWTLVVLDYFVVRRARVRDEDLFAGEDRLGRTLSALGDWNICGWVAMIAGLAVFYLLHYGFKEIAIVTTASLPAIAITAVTYLLLVAVKGVPAQSRVMKRA, from the coding sequence ATGGAGTACGGTACGGCAAGAATCCCGCACGACAAGCGGGAATACGGGTTCGTCGACACGGTATTCACGTGGTTCGGATCCGGGGTCAACACGGGATCGTGGGTGTTCGGCGGCATGGCGGCCGCGCTCGGGATGTCGTTCGTGTGGTGGTACAGCGCCGTGTACCTGCCGCTGATGATGATCCCGTGGGCGATGGTGGCCTGGATCGGGTGGAAGCACGGCGCGTCCACGGTGACGTCGACCATTCCCGCGCTCGGGGTCAAGGGCGCGCGCTTCATGGGCATCGGCGAATTCCTCGGGCTGATCGGCTGGCCCAGCATCAACACCTTCATCGCCGCGATCTCGCTGACGCACGTGTTTCACGCGATGTTCGACTGGCCTGCCTATGGTTCGCCGGGTTCCACCTGGCCGCTGGTCGCCGGCATCCTCGTCACGGCGTTGCTGCAGGGCATCATCGTGTGCATCGGCCACAGTGCGATCAAGTACCTGGAATGGCTCGCCGTCGTGCTGCTGCTCGTTCTCGGCATCTGGGAAACGAAGGTCGTGCTCGAGCATTGGGACTACGACAAGATCGCCAACTTCACCCTGCCCGCGGCCCAGCATTCGCCGGCGTTCTACATCGATCTGGCGTTCGGTTTCTGCTGGGGCTGGGCGCAGATTTGCGACTTCTCGCGTTTCTCGAAGAGTTCCACCTCGGCCACCGTCGGCAGTTGGATCGGCGTGAACCTGGGGCAGGGGTGGTTCATGCTCGTCGGCGCGATCGGCGTCATCGGCGTCGTCCTCGAAACGGGCGTCTTCGATCCGAACAACGCAGACCCGAGCTCGACCATCGCTTCGCTCGGTCTGGGCATGGTGGCCTTCCTCGTGGTCTTCTTCGCCACGGTGAGCACCAACGTCACGGTTCTTTACGGCGCAGGCATGGGGCTGGTCGGCGCCGCCCGCACGTCGAATCCGCGCAAATTCCTGTACTTCATCGCGATCCTGCAGCTGGTGATGTGCTTCCTGCCGCTGGTGTTCGACAGCTTCATCCACTACTTCGAGTTCTTCCTCGGGATCGTGGGTGGCGTCTTCATCCCCTTGTGGACCCTCGTCGTACTCGATTATTTCGTGGTGCGGCGGGCGCGCGTGCGCGACGAGGATCTCTTTGCCGGCGAGGACCGTCTCGGGCGTACGCTGAGTGCCCTGGGTGACTGGAACATCTGCGGGTGGGTGGCAATGATCGCCGGACTGGCGGTGTTCTATCTGCTGCACTACGGGTTCAAGGAAATCGCCATCGTGACGACGGCCTCGCTGCCCGCCATTGCGATCACCGCGGTGACCTATCTGCTGCTGGTCGCCGTGAAGGGCGTCCCGGCGCAGTCGCGGGTAATGAAGCGCGCCTGA
- the purU gene encoding formyltetrahydrofolate deformylase — MHNTQQKRWTLTVACPSAAGQVAAISAFLDGQGCYINEFSCFDDDLSDRFFVRCVFSRESEGDVAIDVATLRHEFAPLAARFGMDWAMHALCERPKVLIMVSKLDHCLRDLLYRWRIGELPIDIVGIVSNHPDLEFLAAADGLPFHHLPVTAETKPQQEAKLMRIVEETGAELVVLARYMQVLTDDLCRRLAGRAINIHHSFLPGFKGAKPYHQAHARGVKLIGATAHYVTGDLDEGPIIEQVVDRVTHAHSAEQLLSVGRDMECQALARAVLYHVERRVFLNGTRTVVLP; from the coding sequence ATGCACAACACACAACAAAAGCGCTGGACGCTGACCGTTGCCTGCCCCAGCGCCGCAGGCCAGGTTGCCGCGATTTCCGCCTTCCTTGACGGTCAGGGCTGCTACATCAACGAGTTTTCGTGCTTCGACGACGACCTCAGCGACCGCTTCTTCGTGCGCTGCGTCTTCAGCCGCGAGAGCGAGGGCGACGTCGCGATCGACGTCGCGACCTTGCGTCACGAGTTCGCGCCGCTGGCCGCGCGTTTCGGCATGGACTGGGCGATGCACGCGCTGTGCGAGCGGCCCAAGGTCCTGATCATGGTGTCGAAGCTCGATCACTGCCTGCGCGACCTGCTATATCGCTGGCGCATCGGGGAGCTGCCCATCGACATCGTCGGCATCGTGTCGAATCACCCTGACCTCGAATTTCTCGCCGCGGCCGACGGCCTGCCGTTCCACCACCTGCCGGTGACCGCCGAGACCAAGCCGCAGCAGGAAGCGAAGCTGATGAGGATCGTCGAGGAGACGGGTGCCGAGTTGGTGGTGCTGGCGCGCTACATGCAGGTCCTGACCGACGACCTGTGCCGGCGTCTCGCCGGCCGTGCGATCAACATCCATCATTCCTTCCTGCCCGGATTCAAGGGGGCGAAGCCCTATCATCAGGCGCATGCGCGCGGCGTGAAGCTGATCGGCGCCACGGCCCACTATGTGACCGGCGACCTCGACGAGGGGCCGATCATCGAGCAGGTCGTCGACCGCGTGACGCACGCGCACAGCGCCGAGCAGTTGCTCTCGGTCGGTCGTGACATGGAATGCCAGGCGCTCGCGCGAGCCGTGCTGTATCACGTCGAGCGTCGCGTCTTCCTGAATGGTACCCGTACGGTCGTCCTGCCCTGA
- a CDS encoding creatininase, whose translation MKSVHISELAWPEYDARVRDGRTPVLIPVGALEQHGPHMSMNPDVLLPTAISERVADRIGGLVAPPIAYGYKSQQKSGGGNHMPGTTSLDGMTVTCTIRDVLKELARHGVRRTVLVNGHYENSAFIVEGVDLAQRELRWDGIRDFSTVVLSYWDFVTQDAIDAIYQGEFPGWAVEHGGVLETSLMLHLHPQLVDMEKVCDHAPAQFPPYDYFPIKPEWTPASGCLSSAKRASAQHGETLLKVCVDGISTELMSAFE comes from the coding sequence ATGAAGAGTGTCCACATTTCCGAGCTCGCCTGGCCGGAATACGATGCCCGGGTCCGCGACGGCCGGACTCCGGTCTTGATCCCGGTCGGCGCGCTCGAACAGCACGGCCCCCACATGTCGATGAACCCCGACGTGCTGCTGCCCACGGCCATCTCGGAGCGGGTCGCCGATCGTATCGGCGGGCTCGTCGCCCCGCCCATCGCCTACGGCTACAAGTCGCAGCAGAAGAGCGGGGGCGGCAATCACATGCCGGGGACGACCAGTCTCGACGGCATGACGGTGACGTGCACGATCCGCGACGTGCTCAAGGAACTCGCACGGCATGGCGTGCGCCGCACCGTGCTGGTCAATGGGCATTACGAGAATTCCGCCTTCATCGTCGAAGGGGTCGATCTGGCGCAACGGGAATTGCGCTGGGACGGCATCCGCGATTTTTCCACGGTGGTCCTGTCGTATTGGGATTTCGTGACCCAGGACGCGATCGACGCGATCTATCAGGGCGAGTTTCCCGGCTGGGCGGTCGAGCACGGCGGCGTGCTGGAAACCTCGCTGATGCTTCATCTGCATCCGCAGCTCGTGGATATGGAAAAGGTCTGCGACCACGCGCCGGCGCAATTCCCGCCCTATGACTACTTCCCGATCAAACCCGAATGGACGCCCGCTTCGGGTTGTCTGTCGTCCGCGAAACGCGCCAGTGCGCAGCATGGAGAAACCTTGCTGAAGGTTTGCGTCGACGGCATCAGCACGGAATTGATGTCCGCCTTCGAGTAA
- a CDS encoding ABC transporter permease: MMLRLGRWFGWAYTGYTFLFILAPIAASLVFSFNADRFPSLPLKGFTTEWYGGTFTDPLVIEAFQRSVMVSIPVALLSTILGFCAAYCDFRFDFRGKSLFSLLMLLPPTIPAVIMGLGMLSYLSRISLAGEVWAVLISHVVIALPFAMAMIRLRLAQMDSALEEASWNLRASPAQTLWYVVLPFCKQSLVAAFLITAAVSFDEFAVAWFVSGLNETVPVRVLVFLQGQVSPVINAIGTAVFTSSIFLVAIGMAFSGMGKAKRAAADSPAQPAAGALVSNNGLSL; the protein is encoded by the coding sequence ATGATGCTGAGACTCGGCCGTTGGTTCGGGTGGGCCTACACGGGCTACACCTTCCTTTTCATCCTGGCGCCGATCGCCGCCAGCCTCGTGTTCTCGTTCAACGCGGATCGCTTCCCGTCCTTGCCGCTGAAGGGATTCACGACGGAATGGTACGGCGGCACCTTCACCGATCCGCTGGTCATCGAGGCCTTCCAGCGCAGCGTGATGGTGTCGATCCCGGTGGCGCTGCTGTCGACGATCCTCGGCTTCTGCGCGGCCTACTGCGACTTCCGCTTCGATTTCCGCGGCAAGTCGCTGTTCAGCCTGCTGATGCTGCTGCCGCCGACGATCCCCGCGGTCATCATGGGCCTGGGGATGCTGTCCTACCTCTCGCGCATCAGCCTCGCCGGCGAGGTGTGGGCCGTGCTGATCAGCCATGTCGTGATCGCGCTGCCCTTCGCGATGGCGATGATCCGGCTGCGTCTGGCGCAGATGGACAGCGCGCTGGAGGAGGCCTCGTGGAACCTGCGGGCTTCGCCTGCGCAGACCCTGTGGTACGTCGTGCTCCCGTTCTGCAAGCAGAGCCTGGTCGCGGCCTTCCTGATCACCGCCGCGGTGTCGTTCGACGAGTTCGCCGTCGCGTGGTTCGTGTCGGGCCTGAACGAGACCGTTCCGGTGCGCGTGCTGGTGTTCCTGCAAGGGCAGGTCAGTCCGGTGATCAACGCGATCGGCACAGCGGTATTCACCTCCTCGATCTTCCTGGTCGCAATCGGAATGGCGTTTTCCGGAATGGGCAAGGCGAAACGCGCCGCCGCCGATAGCCCCGCCCAGCCGGCAGCAGGCGCGCTGGTCTCCAACAACGGTTTGTCTTTGTGA
- the mutS gene encoding DNA mismatch repair protein MutS: protein MKKETLPKPLNDDEFAGHTPMMVQYLRIKQQHPDTLLFYRMGDFYELFFEDAEKAARLLDITLTTRGQSAGQPIKMAGVPFHAVEQYLARLVKLGESVVIAEQVGDPGTTKGPMERAVSRIVTPGTLTDAALLDDRSDSLLLAANLHRGVLGLAWLNLANGDLRVMECPAEHLQAQFERLRPAEVLVPDGLALPLVETLSPVLRRLADWQFEGETGERLLTNHFGTRDLTGFGVEGMPVALGAAAALFDYARSTQRQSLEHVTGLKVERESEYLRLDAATRRNLELTETLRGEPSPTLMSLLDSCVTSMGSRWLRHTLHHPLRDRHHAAARHGAVSELIGNDSGDARMLANARQALRGVADVDRITARIALRSARPRDLAALRDSLARLPELHDALDRPQSALLAQLVGALGVPEAALDLLVRAVTPEPAAAVRDGGVIAAGFDAELDELRGIQTNCGEFLMALEARERERSGIANLKVEFNKVHGFYIEVSHANAAKVPDDYRRRQTLKNAERYITPELKAFEDKALSAQERALGREKMLYEALLEDLAAHIPTLQHIARALACLDGLGAFGEAAVRYGYVRPTFSDQPGMDIVGGRHPVVERQVENFIANDCSLAPTRRMLMITGPNMGGKSTFMRQVALIALLAHVGAFVPAQAARIGPLDAIFTRIGASDDLASGRSTFMVEMTEASAILHGATDQSLVLMDEIGRGTSTFDGLALAFAIARHLLDKNRCLTLFSTHYFELTRLNADYPECANVHLDAVEHAHRIVFLHAVEEGPASQSYGIEVAALAGIPGSVIRDAKRRLRALENREVGAGPQADLFAALPEAEDEPLSHPALTALSEIDPDSLSPREALEHLYALKRMTA from the coding sequence ATGAAAAAAGAAACATTACCCAAGCCGCTGAACGATGACGAGTTTGCCGGCCATACTCCGATGATGGTCCAATACCTCCGGATCAAGCAGCAGCACCCCGACACGCTGCTCTTCTACCGGATGGGCGACTTCTACGAGCTGTTCTTCGAGGATGCCGAGAAGGCCGCCCGGCTGCTCGACATCACACTGACGACGCGCGGACAGTCCGCGGGACAACCGATCAAGATGGCCGGCGTCCCCTTCCACGCGGTCGAGCAATACCTCGCGCGGCTGGTGAAACTCGGCGAATCGGTCGTCATCGCAGAGCAGGTCGGCGATCCGGGAACGACCAAGGGCCCCATGGAGCGCGCGGTCAGCCGCATCGTCACGCCCGGAACGCTCACCGACGCGGCTCTCCTCGACGACCGCTCCGATTCACTCCTGCTCGCCGCGAACCTGCACCGCGGCGTCCTCGGCCTCGCCTGGCTGAACCTCGCGAACGGCGACCTGCGCGTGATGGAATGTCCCGCCGAACACTTGCAGGCCCAATTCGAACGCCTGCGTCCGGCCGAGGTGCTGGTGCCCGACGGCCTCGCGCTGCCGCTGGTCGAGACGCTGTCGCCGGTGTTGCGCCGCCTTGCCGACTGGCAATTCGAAGGCGAAACCGGCGAACGGCTGCTCACCAACCACTTCGGCACGCGCGACCTGACCGGCTTCGGCGTCGAAGGCATGCCGGTCGCCCTGGGCGCCGCCGCCGCCCTTTTCGACTACGCGCGCAGCACGCAGCGCCAGAGTCTCGAACATGTCACCGGCCTCAAGGTCGAGCGCGAATCGGAATACCTCCGCCTCGACGCCGCGACGCGCCGCAACCTCGAACTCACCGAGACGCTGCGCGGCGAGCCCTCGCCCACCCTGATGTCGCTGCTGGACTCCTGCGTCACCAGCATGGGCTCGCGCTGGCTGCGCCACACCCTGCATCACCCGCTGCGCGACCGTCATCACGCCGCCGCGCGCCACGGCGCCGTCAGCGAGCTGATCGGCAACGACAGCGGCGACGCGCGCATGCTCGCGAACGCCCGCCAGGCGCTGCGCGGCGTCGCGGACGTCGACCGCATCACCGCGCGCATCGCGCTGCGCAGCGCCCGCCCGCGCGACCTCGCCGCGCTGCGCGACAGCCTCGCACGCCTGCCCGAGCTGCACGACGCGCTCGACCGTCCGCAATCCGCCCTGCTCGCCCAACTCGTGGGCGCCCTCGGCGTACCGGAAGCCGCCCTCGATCTCCTCGTGCGCGCGGTCACCCCCGAACCCGCCGCGGCAGTGCGCGACGGCGGCGTGATCGCTGCCGGCTTCGATGCCGAGCTCGACGAGCTGCGCGGCATCCAGACCAACTGCGGCGAATTCCTGATGGCGCTCGAGGCGCGCGAGCGCGAACGCAGCGGCATCGCGAACCTGAAGGTCGAGTTCAACAAGGTGCATGGCTTCTACATCGAAGTCAGCCACGCGAACGCCGCCAAGGTGCCCGACGACTACCGCCGCCGCCAGACGCTGAAGAACGCCGAACGCTACATCACCCCGGAGCTGAAAGCCTTCGAGGACAAGGCGCTGTCCGCGCAGGAGCGCGCGCTCGGCCGCGAGAAGATGCTCTACGAGGCCCTGCTCGAAGACCTCGCCGCCCACATCCCGACGCTGCAGCACATCGCCCGCGCGCTCGCCTGCCTCGACGGCCTTGGCGCATTCGGCGAGGCGGCCGTGCGCTACGGCTACGTCCGCCCGACGTTCTCCGACCAGCCCGGCATGGACATCGTCGGCGGCCGCCACCCGGTGGTCGAACGTCAGGTCGAGAACTTCATCGCCAACGACTGCAGCCTCGCGCCCACGCGCCGCATGCTGATGATCACCGGCCCGAACATGGGCGGTAAATCGACCTTCATGCGCCAGGTCGCGCTCATCGCGCTGCTCGCCCACGTCGGCGCCTTCGTGCCCGCGCAGGCTGCGCGCATCGGCCCGCTCGACGCGATCTTCACGCGCATCGGCGCCTCGGACGACCTCGCGTCCGGCCGTTCGACCTTCATGGTCGAGATGACCGAGGCCTCGGCGATCCTGCACGGCGCCACCGACCAGAGCCTCGTGCTGATGGACGAGATCGGCCGCGGCACCTCGACCTTCGACGGCCTCGCGCTGGCCTTCGCCATCGCCCGCCACCTGCTCGACAAGAACCGCTGCCTCACGCTCTTCTCCACCCATTACTTCGAGCTCACGCGCCTGAACGCAGACTACCCGGAATGCGCCAACGTGCACCTCGACGCGGTCGAGCACGCGCACCGCATCGTCTTCCTGCACGCTGTCGAGGAAGGCCCCGCGAGCCAGAGCTACGGAATCGAAGTCGCGGCGCTCGCCGGCATTCCCGGCTCCGTGATCCGCGACGCCAAACGCCGTTTGCGCGCGCTGGAAAACCGCGAAGTGGGCGCCGGCCCGCAGGCCGACCTGTTCGCCGCGCTGCCCGAAGCGGAAGACGAACCCCTGTCGCACCCGGCGCTCACCGCCCTGTCCGAGATCGATCCCGACAGCCTCAGCCCGCGCGAGGCGCTCGAACACCTCTATGCGCTGAAGCGGATGACCGCATGA
- a CDS encoding ABC transporter ATP-binding protein → MTEALVEIDRVSKRFGDYTAVTETSFSIGQGEFLAIMGSSGCGKTTMLRMLAGLEEPSDGEIRLEGRSQNGLPAWGRDLPLVWQSLALFPFLSVLDNVGFGLKMRGVAKVERDRRSLAWLHKLELGEFASRNVMQLSGGQRQRVALARALVTEPKVLLLDEPLSALDAHLSVRMQALLRSLQRELGITFVYVTHSQTEAFSMADRVVIMSRGKVEQIGSPQAIYRHPANRFVAEFIGNVTILRGSVAEVGEQAVRLNTATGAMSVSRGNFAGSHGAPADFYVNADQIAIGDEPRHENHVRARFLSHKFIGNMVTLFLEVPGIDDDLKVILPERTYDCLGMQPGDSVVASWPAAAAHFFGGAA, encoded by the coding sequence ATGACTGAAGCACTGGTAGAGATCGATCGCGTATCGAAGAGGTTCGGCGACTACACAGCGGTGACCGAGACCTCGTTCAGCATCGGGCAGGGCGAGTTCCTCGCGATCATGGGCTCGAGCGGCTGCGGCAAGACGACCATGCTGCGCATGCTGGCGGGGCTGGAGGAGCCGAGCGACGGAGAAATCCGCCTCGAAGGCCGCTCGCAGAACGGCCTGCCGGCATGGGGCCGGGACTTGCCGCTGGTGTGGCAGAGCCTCGCGCTCTTCCCCTTCCTGAGCGTGCTCGACAACGTCGGCTTCGGCCTGAAGATGCGCGGCGTCGCGAAGGTCGAGCGCGACCGGCGCTCGCTGGCGTGGCTGCACAAGCTCGAACTCGGGGAATTCGCGAGCCGCAACGTGATGCAGCTCTCGGGTGGTCAGCGCCAGCGGGTCGCGCTGGCGCGGGCGCTCGTCACGGAACCCAAGGTGCTGCTGCTCGACGAGCCGCTGAGCGCGCTCGACGCCCACCTCAGCGTGCGCATGCAGGCCTTGCTGCGCTCCCTGCAGCGCGAACTGGGGATCACCTTCGTGTATGTCACGCACAGCCAGACCGAAGCCTTCTCGATGGCAGACCGCGTCGTCATCATGAGTCGTGGCAAGGTGGAGCAGATCGGCTCACCGCAGGCGATCTACCGCCACCCGGCGAACCGTTTCGTCGCAGAGTTCATTGGCAACGTGACGATCCTGCGCGGCAGCGTCGCGGAAGTCGGGGAGCAGGCGGTGCGGCTGAACACGGCCACCGGCGCGATGAGCGTGTCGCGCGGCAATTTTGCGGGTTCGCACGGCGCGCCGGCGGATTTCTACGTCAATGCCGACCAGATCGCGATCGGCGACGAGCCACGGCACGAGAACCACGTGCGTGCGCGTTTCCTGAGCCACAAGTTCATCGGCAACATGGTGACGCTGTTCCTGGAGGTGCCCGGCATCGACGACGACCTCAAGGTCATTCTGCCCGAGAGGACCTACGACTGCCTCGGCATGCAGCCGGGCGACTCGGTCGTGGCGTCGTGGCCGGCCGCTGCGGCGCACTTTTTCGGTGGCGCCGCCTGA
- a CDS encoding GlxA family transcriptional regulator, giving the protein MSNATPGHGPGHWAGRGGDAPIRFGFLLVPDFTLIGFGAAVDPLRLANMVARRKLYEFVTITMDGEPVRSSAGICVQPDYAAADATDLDGVFVVGPNPLPITGTEPIQRWLRTLAGRGVAIGGVDTGSYFLACAGLLDGHRSTIHWEDMDALLDRFPRLVVSNKLYEVDRNRCSCSGGIAPVEMMIHLIGLGGGGRKVAKAVAELLIYECRGPDEKQKTSLRDVSNASHPKLVEAIKLMECNIEEPLSMEELAAHMQFSARQLERLFRETLNCTPRQYYLQIRLERARQLLTRTNRPIADIVMACGFVSFAHFSHRYHAGFGISPSAERRRHTADAAGSAKPA; this is encoded by the coding sequence ATGAGCAACGCAACTCCCGGCCACGGGCCGGGCCACTGGGCCGGACGAGGCGGCGACGCGCCGATCCGCTTCGGCTTTCTCCTTGTTCCCGACTTCACGCTGATCGGCTTCGGTGCGGCGGTCGATCCCCTGCGCCTTGCGAACATGGTGGCGCGCAGGAAGCTGTATGAGTTCGTGACGATCACGATGGACGGCGAGCCGGTGCGTTCGAGCGCCGGTATCTGCGTCCAGCCCGACTATGCAGCGGCCGATGCGACCGACCTCGACGGCGTCTTCGTCGTTGGCCCCAATCCGCTGCCGATCACCGGTACCGAGCCGATCCAGCGCTGGCTGCGCACGCTCGCGGGCCGCGGCGTCGCCATTGGCGGGGTGGATACGGGCAGTTATTTCCTCGCCTGCGCGGGGCTGCTCGACGGACATCGCAGCACGATCCATTGGGAGGACATGGACGCGCTGCTCGACCGTTTCCCGCGTCTCGTGGTGTCGAACAAGCTCTATGAGGTCGACCGCAACCGTTGCTCGTGCAGCGGCGGCATTGCGCCGGTGGAGATGATGATCCACCTGATCGGCCTCGGCGGAGGAGGGCGCAAGGTGGCGAAGGCGGTGGCCGAGCTGCTGATCTACGAGTGCCGCGGCCCGGACGAAAAGCAGAAGACCTCGCTGCGCGACGTCTCCAATGCTTCGCATCCCAAGCTCGTCGAGGCGATCAAGCTGATGGAGTGCAACATCGAGGAGCCGCTGTCGATGGAGGAGCTGGCGGCGCACATGCAGTTCTCGGCGCGCCAGCTCGAGCGCCTGTTCCGCGAGACGTTGAATTGCACGCCGCGCCAGTATTACCTGCAGATCCGCCTCGAACGCGCGCGCCAGCTCCTCACGCGCACCAACCGCCCTATCGCCGACATCGTGATGGCTTGCGGATTCGTGTCCTTCGCGCATTTCTCGCATCGCTACCACGCCGGTTTCGGCATCTCGCCGAGCGCCGAGCGCAGGCGTCACACTGCAGACGCGGCAGGGTCGGCCAAGCCGGCCTGA
- a CDS encoding ABC transporter permease: protein MSSNTSRRRWPLLLPPLLWQLTFFLLPLLFLFVISFWSVVNFRLEPDMTLKNWDFMLSRSSFWSAYGHTWALALGAAVVTTCCSFPAACSLAFTVSERTRKLALMFLVVPFFTSYLVRVYSWQAFLSDNGIVNALLSLVGLDGLPMLNSDFGSLVGYVTLALPLVTLVQTMGLAQIDRNLIEAAHNLRAGPVRTLFEVIMPLAKPSLVVGALFAFILAFGDFVAPTYLGGGAPPTLSNLIIDTTKSGQQWPRAAVVAIVMILTLVVTSLAAVRLAYGRRK, encoded by the coding sequence ATGTCGTCCAATACCAGCCGTCGGCGGTGGCCGCTGCTGCTGCCACCCCTGCTGTGGCAGTTGACCTTCTTCCTGCTGCCGCTGCTTTTCCTTTTTGTCATCTCGTTCTGGAGTGTCGTCAATTTCCGGCTGGAACCGGACATGACCCTCAAGAACTGGGACTTCATGCTGAGCCGCAGTTCGTTCTGGTCGGCCTACGGCCATACCTGGGCCTTGGCCCTGGGGGCGGCGGTCGTCACGACCTGCTGTTCCTTTCCCGCCGCCTGCAGCCTGGCTTTCACAGTGTCGGAGCGCACGCGCAAGCTCGCGCTGATGTTCCTGGTGGTGCCGTTCTTCACCAGCTATCTCGTGCGCGTGTACTCGTGGCAGGCCTTCCTGTCCGACAACGGCATCGTCAATGCGCTGCTGTCGCTCGTGGGCCTGGACGGGCTGCCGATGCTCAATTCCGACTTCGGTTCGCTCGTCGGTTACGTGACGCTGGCGCTGCCGCTCGTGACGCTGGTGCAGACGATGGGGCTGGCGCAGATCGACCGCAATCTGATCGAGGCCGCGCATAACCTGCGCGCCGGGCCGGTGCGGACGCTGTTCGAGGTGATCATGCCGCTGGCGAAACCCTCGCTGGTCGTGGGAGCGCTCTTCGCGTTCATCCTCGCCTTCGGCGATTTCGTCGCGCCGACCTATCTCGGCGGGGGCGCTCCGCCGACGCTGAGCAACCTGATCATCGACACCACCAAGTCCGGCCAGCAGTGGCCGCGGGCGGCGGTGGTCGCGATCGTGATGATCCTCACCCTGGTCGTCACCTCCCTCGCGGCGGTGCGGCTCGCCTACGGGAGGCGCAAATGA
- a CDS encoding spermidine/putrescine ABC transporter substrate-binding protein: MKEEDKNLQSPFRRRFLQGSTALAAGSALPLALTSANSWAQSSGGQPRTLTMLAWYGHAEPDVVAEFEAKHNCKVKPKYYTGGDNMLALISQSPAGTYDLVLSDAEYVPQLRKAGYLERLDAKDYAFDDYFPEFQKFPGHWDGNDLYAVMVRFGFLGVAYNTDAVPESKARSFKVYWDPAYKGKVGHFDWYLPNMGELSLYAGHKAPYKLEGDQFAKLKSVMKSLRPQVAGFFDYGGTFSGLKNGQLQLVCGIGDWITGTLARSGAKVSSVVPDEGGLQWTESLSIGKGSRNRDLANAFIQYITSAQGQVKSAKMAAYPALIPNRKGWELLGQSDPAEARRQGMVLTGHSVMDDIRSGKIVFRQLPVQQSIEDWNDFWSEYKERA, from the coding sequence ATGAAAGAGGAAGACAAGAACCTGCAGTCTCCGTTCCGCCGTCGTTTTCTTCAGGGCAGCACCGCCCTGGCCGCGGGGAGTGCGCTGCCGCTTGCGCTGACGTCCGCAAACAGCTGGGCGCAGTCGTCGGGCGGCCAGCCGCGCACGCTGACGATGCTGGCGTGGTACGGGCACGCCGAGCCGGACGTCGTCGCGGAGTTCGAGGCGAAACACAACTGCAAGGTGAAGCCGAAGTACTACACGGGCGGCGACAACATGCTGGCGCTGATCTCGCAGTCGCCGGCCGGCACCTATGATCTGGTTCTGTCCGATGCGGAGTACGTGCCGCAGCTGCGCAAGGCCGGGTATCTCGAGCGCCTCGACGCGAAGGACTACGCGTTCGACGACTATTTCCCCGAGTTCCAGAAGTTCCCCGGGCATTGGGACGGCAACGACCTGTATGCGGTGATGGTCCGCTTCGGCTTCCTCGGCGTCGCGTACAACACGGATGCGGTGCCGGAGAGCAAGGCGCGCTCGTTCAAGGTGTACTGGGACCCGGCCTACAAGGGCAAGGTGGGGCATTTCGACTGGTATCTGCCCAACATGGGAGAGCTCAGCCTGTACGCCGGCCACAAGGCGCCCTACAAGCTGGAAGGTGATCAGTTCGCCAAGCTGAAGAGCGTGATGAAGTCGCTGCGTCCGCAGGTCGCCGGCTTCTTCGACTACGGCGGCACCTTCAGCGGCCTGAAGAACGGGCAGCTCCAGCTGGTGTGCGGCATCGGCGACTGGATCACCGGTACGCTGGCGCGCTCCGGGGCCAAGGTGAGTTCGGTCGTTCCCGATGAGGGCGGCCTGCAATGGACGGAGTCGTTGTCGATCGGCAAGGGCTCCCGCAACCGCGATCTCGCCAACGCCTTCATCCAGTACATCACCTCCGCGCAAGGGCAGGTGAAGTCCGCGAAGATGGCCGCGTATCCGGCGCTGATTCCGAACCGCAAGGGCTGGGAGCTGCTGGGGCAGAGTGACCCGGCCGAGGCGCGCCGCCAGGGCATGGTGCTGACGGGGCACAGCGTCATGGACGACATCCGCTCCGGGAAGATCGTCTTCCGCCAGCTGCCCGTGCAGCAAAGTATCGAGGACTGGAACGACTTCTGGTCCGAGTACAAGGAAAGAGCCTGA